Proteins encoded within one genomic window of Triticum aestivum cultivar Chinese Spring chromosome 2D, IWGSC CS RefSeq v2.1, whole genome shotgun sequence:
- the LOC123050372 gene encoding DNA topoisomerase 2 isoform X1, whose amino-acid sequence MLQFFEKKLKQVDNRARFLSCVLRGDIKIIPRKQKELLQEIAEKGFDPLPKEVLPAAVGATGDSEENGRSSDVLHASDYEYLTSMTISTLNEGYLEHLLVLKKRFETKVGLLRRTTPECRKSEKEPTQISPDIQFLDANYIKAQSDRKVVIVIDCKHNNVFEAAPRRQHKRTAAEYLEASVVLMDDDEDHLAGSLEAQEFSETENTQKQQAKKQRKQRKKQRKEEGKTGTIPCHRLDSQGHVRSSHGFLTEEIKKIASDLDGVKITHGNRDQNRVAQVLAKLSLQDASVSV is encoded by the exons ATGCTGCAATTTTTCGAAAAGAAGCTGAAGCAAGTTGACAACAGAGCTAGGTTCCTCTCTTGTGTTCTGAGAGGTGATATCAAGATCATTCCCAGGAAGCAAAAGGAGCTGCTGCAAGAGATTGCTGAAAAGGGATTTGATCCCCTCCCAAAGGAGGTTCTGCCCGCTGCCGTAGGAGCAACAGGAGACAGCGAAGAAAATGGAAGAAGTTCTGATGTACTACATGCCAGTGATTATGAGTATCTCACCTCCATGACAATTTCTACCTTAAATGAGGGGTACCTGGAGCATCTTCTAGTACTAAAGAAGAGATTTGAAACTAAAGTTGGACTCCTGAGAAGAACTACACCAGAATGTCGGAAATCTGAAAAGGAACCAACT CAGATAAGTCCTGATATACAGTttcttgatgcaaactatataaaAGCTCAATCAGATAGAAAGGTTGTGATAGTCATTGATTGCAAACACAACAATGTATTTGAAGCAGCCCCCAGGAGACAACATAAAAGGACTGCAGCCGAGTATCTTGAG GCAAGTGTGGTGCtgatggatgatgatgaggacCATCTTGCTGGAAGTCTCGAGGCCCAAGAATTTAGTG AGACTGAGAACACACAAAAGCAACAAGCAAAGAAGCAGAGGAAACAAAGAAAGAAGCAGAGGAAGGAAGAAGGCAAAACAGGCACAATACCTTGCCATCGACTAGACTCTCAGGGCCATGTCAGATCAAGCCATGGCTTCCTCACCGAAGAAATTAAGAAGATTGCAAGCGACTTAGATGGTGTTAAGATCACTCATGGTAATAGGGATCAGAATAGGGTAGCTCAGGTGTTGGCTAAGTTAAGCCTGCAGGATGCATCTGTGTCAGTTTAG
- the LOC123050372 gene encoding DNA topoisomerase 2 isoform X2, with protein sequence MLQFFEKKLKQVDNRARFLSCVLRGDIKIIPRKQKELLQEIAEKGFDPLPKEVLPAAVGATGDSEENGRSSDVLHASDYEYLTSMTISTLNEGYLEHLLVLKKRFETKVGLLRRTTPECRKSEKEPTISPDIQFLDANYIKAQSDRKVVIVIDCKHNNVFEAAPRRQHKRTAAEYLEASVVLMDDDEDHLAGSLEAQEFSETENTQKQQAKKQRKQRKKQRKEEGKTGTIPCHRLDSQGHVRSSHGFLTEEIKKIASDLDGVKITHGNRDQNRVAQVLAKLSLQDASVSV encoded by the exons ATGCTGCAATTTTTCGAAAAGAAGCTGAAGCAAGTTGACAACAGAGCTAGGTTCCTCTCTTGTGTTCTGAGAGGTGATATCAAGATCATTCCCAGGAAGCAAAAGGAGCTGCTGCAAGAGATTGCTGAAAAGGGATTTGATCCCCTCCCAAAGGAGGTTCTGCCCGCTGCCGTAGGAGCAACAGGAGACAGCGAAGAAAATGGAAGAAGTTCTGATGTACTACATGCCAGTGATTATGAGTATCTCACCTCCATGACAATTTCTACCTTAAATGAGGGGTACCTGGAGCATCTTCTAGTACTAAAGAAGAGATTTGAAACTAAAGTTGGACTCCTGAGAAGAACTACACCAGAATGTCGGAAATCTGAAAAGGAACCAACT ATAAGTCCTGATATACAGTttcttgatgcaaactatataaaAGCTCAATCAGATAGAAAGGTTGTGATAGTCATTGATTGCAAACACAACAATGTATTTGAAGCAGCCCCCAGGAGACAACATAAAAGGACTGCAGCCGAGTATCTTGAG GCAAGTGTGGTGCtgatggatgatgatgaggacCATCTTGCTGGAAGTCTCGAGGCCCAAGAATTTAGTG AGACTGAGAACACACAAAAGCAACAAGCAAAGAAGCAGAGGAAACAAAGAAAGAAGCAGAGGAAGGAAGAAGGCAAAACAGGCACAATACCTTGCCATCGACTAGACTCTCAGGGCCATGTCAGATCAAGCCATGGCTTCCTCACCGAAGAAATTAAGAAGATTGCAAGCGACTTAGATGGTGTTAAGATCACTCATGGTAATAGGGATCAGAATAGGGTAGCTCAGGTGTTGGCTAAGTTAAGCCTGCAGGATGCATCTGTGTCAGTTTAG